In Microbacterium pumilum, the following proteins share a genomic window:
- a CDS encoding ROK family glucokinase: MLKVGIDIGGTKIAGGVVDEDGHIIEKLRVDTPEDTRALADAVIDMTRHFSAGHDIAAVGVAAAGFIDRDQATVIHAPNIAWRNEPLKATLEARIDVPVVIENDANAAGWAEFRFGAGQGVGHMVMLTMGTGVGGAVVLDGKLFRGGHGIAGELGHTRFIRDGLPCGCGQNGCLEQYASGRALQRAANEIADSGGIGEALAELRADKGTISGPAVSRLVLAGDPGAIEALRRVATALGEACGGFQAVLDPELFVIGGGVAQLGEDLLTPVRMAYETSLPGYGDRPVAAFAIAQLINDAGLIGAADLAVAQG; this comes from the coding sequence GTGCTCAAGGTCGGAATCGACATCGGCGGGACGAAGATCGCGGGAGGTGTCGTCGACGAGGACGGACACATCATCGAGAAGCTTCGTGTCGACACACCGGAAGATACGCGTGCACTCGCGGATGCCGTCATCGACATGACGCGGCATTTCAGCGCAGGACACGACATCGCGGCCGTCGGAGTGGCCGCCGCCGGATTCATCGACAGAGATCAGGCCACCGTCATCCACGCCCCGAACATCGCATGGCGAAACGAGCCGCTAAAAGCGACCCTCGAGGCGCGCATCGACGTGCCGGTCGTCATCGAGAACGACGCGAACGCGGCAGGCTGGGCCGAGTTCCGGTTCGGTGCCGGCCAAGGCGTCGGTCACATGGTCATGCTCACGATGGGCACCGGTGTCGGGGGAGCCGTCGTGCTCGACGGAAAGCTGTTCCGGGGCGGCCACGGCATCGCCGGGGAGCTCGGACACACGCGATTCATCCGCGATGGACTGCCGTGCGGCTGCGGGCAGAACGGATGTCTCGAACAGTACGCGTCCGGACGAGCCCTGCAACGGGCGGCGAACGAGATCGCGGACAGCGGAGGGATCGGCGAAGCGCTGGCCGAACTGCGGGCGGACAAGGGCACGATCAGCGGACCGGCCGTCTCACGCCTGGTCCTCGCGGGAGACCCGGGGGCGATCGAAGCCCTCCGGCGCGTCGCTACGGCGCTCGGCGAGGCGTGCGGCGGATTCCAGGCCGTGCTCGATCCCGAGCTGTTCGTCATCGGCGGCGGTGTCGCGCAGCTGGGGGAGGATCTTCTGACCCCGGTGCGGATGGCGTACGAGACGTCTCTGCCCGGATACGGCGACCGGCCCGTCGCTGCGTTCGCCATCGCCCAGCTCATCAACGATGCCGGCCTCATCGGCGCCGCCGACCTCGCGGTCGCGCAGGGATAG
- the pknB gene encoding Stk1 family PASTA domain-containing Ser/Thr kinase, with protein sequence MSTSQQTDPLIGRLVDGRYRVRARIARGGMATVYVATDLRLERRIALKVMHGHLSDDTVFQSRFIQEARAAARLADPHVVNVFDQGQDGDMAYLVMEYLPGITLRELLREQRRLNVPQTITIMDAILSGLSAAHRAGIVHRDVKPENVLLAEDGRIKIGDFGLARATTANTATGAQLLGTIAYLAPELVTRGTADARSDIYSLGIMLYEMLTGEQPYKGEQPMQIAFQHATDSVPRPSVKNPGVPEQLDELVLWATEKSPDERPVDAGEMLTRLREIERDLGITPVIARTAQTGTIREATTTGELTTVLPLTATGPTSTIGDIDNVTRLRRATRRRQGKGWWLITLVILLAALAAAAGWWFGSGPGSLVAVADVENLTFAEAESRLADDSLVAVEKGVSSLDAEPGIVVGTEPTSGTRVDKDSKVTVLVSLGPAEVTIEKLIGHTETEARGILQSNVIDVADENETWYTGSAAGLVVGTMLAPADGSEAYACGEGCTAHQGDKATLWVSLGIIPDVAGQSAEAARSTLEGLNLVVAEDQTEASDTVAAGQVIRLIRPDDGWLKPGETVTLVVSSGPPLFAIPDLSGKTLAQARDAAAAEGFTISYDEFWDGAPDPFTQVKSQNPNAGEMRVRGTDIALVIGGVF encoded by the coding sequence GTGAGCACGAGTCAGCAGACCGACCCGCTCATCGGCCGACTCGTCGACGGCCGATACCGGGTCCGCGCACGCATTGCGCGCGGAGGGATGGCGACCGTGTATGTGGCGACCGACCTGCGACTCGAGCGGCGGATCGCGCTCAAGGTGATGCATGGTCACCTGAGCGACGACACCGTCTTCCAGAGCCGCTTCATCCAAGAGGCTCGAGCGGCCGCCCGCCTCGCGGACCCGCACGTCGTCAACGTCTTCGACCAGGGGCAGGACGGCGACATGGCGTACCTCGTCATGGAGTACCTGCCCGGCATCACTTTGCGCGAGCTGCTGCGCGAGCAGCGCAGGCTGAACGTCCCGCAGACGATCACGATCATGGACGCGATCCTGTCGGGGTTGTCGGCGGCGCATCGCGCGGGAATCGTCCACCGCGACGTCAAGCCCGAGAATGTGCTCCTCGCAGAAGACGGCCGGATCAAGATCGGCGATTTCGGGCTCGCCCGTGCCACCACTGCGAACACGGCGACCGGGGCCCAGCTGCTCGGCACGATCGCCTACCTCGCTCCCGAGCTCGTCACACGCGGCACCGCGGACGCCCGCAGCGACATCTACTCCCTCGGCATCATGCTCTACGAGATGCTGACCGGCGAACAGCCGTACAAAGGCGAGCAGCCCATGCAGATCGCCTTCCAGCACGCGACGGATTCGGTGCCGCGTCCGAGCGTCAAGAATCCCGGGGTACCCGAGCAGCTCGATGAACTCGTGCTGTGGGCGACGGAGAAGTCGCCCGATGAGCGCCCGGTCGACGCGGGTGAGATGCTGACCCGGCTGCGCGAGATCGAACGCGACCTCGGCATCACCCCGGTGATCGCCCGCACCGCGCAGACCGGCACCATCCGCGAGGCCACGACGACGGGCGAGCTCACCACGGTGCTGCCGCTCACCGCCACCGGCCCGACATCCACCATCGGCGACATCGACAACGTCACCCGCCTGCGCCGCGCCACCAGGCGACGGCAGGGCAAGGGGTGGTGGCTGATCACGCTCGTCATCCTGCTCGCCGCGCTCGCGGCGGCGGCCGGCTGGTGGTTCGGCTCGGGCCCGGGTTCGCTGGTGGCGGTGGCGGATGTGGAGAACCTCACCTTCGCCGAGGCTGAGTCACGCCTGGCCGACGACTCCCTCGTCGCGGTCGAGAAGGGCGTGAGCAGTCTCGATGCCGAGCCTGGAATCGTCGTCGGCACCGAGCCGACCAGCGGCACCCGCGTCGACAAAGACTCGAAGGTCACCGTGCTGGTCTCCCTCGGCCCGGCCGAAGTGACGATCGAGAAGCTCATCGGCCACACGGAGACAGAGGCCCGCGGCATCCTGCAGTCGAATGTGATCGACGTCGCCGACGAGAACGAGACCTGGTACACCGGTTCGGCTGCCGGTCTCGTCGTCGGCACGATGCTCGCGCCCGCCGACGGCTCGGAAGCCTATGCGTGCGGCGAGGGCTGCACCGCCCACCAGGGCGACAAGGCGACGCTGTGGGTGTCGCTCGGGATCATCCCCGATGTCGCGGGTCAGAGCGCGGAGGCTGCTCGCAGCACCCTGGAGGGCCTCAACCTGGTCGTGGCCGAGGACCAGACCGAGGCGAGCGACACCGTCGCTGCGGGCCAGGTCATCCGTCTGATCCGGCCCGACGACGGATGGCTGAAACCCGGCGAAACCGTCACGCTCGTGGTGTCGAGTGGTCCACCGCTGTTCGCGATCCCCGACCTGAGCGGCAAGACGCTCGCCCAGGCGAGGGATGCGGCGGCAGCCGAGGGCTTCACGATCTCGTACGACGAGTTCTGGGATGGCGCCCCGGACCCGTTCACGCAGGTGAAGTCCCAGAACCCCAACGCCGGAGAGATGCGAGTCAGAGGAACAGACATCGCGCTCGTCATAGGCGGGGTGTTCTAG
- a CDS encoding class II 3-deoxy-7-phosphoheptulonate synthase: MPEQPDHLDHWRTLPIKQQPQWTDADAVAAVSAEIATLPPLVFAGEVDNLRDRLARAASGRAFLLQGGDCAETFAGATAEQIRNRIKTVLQMAVVLTYGASMPIVKMGRMAGQFAKPRSSDTETRGDVTLPAYRGDIVNGFDFTESSRRADPARLLKGYHTAASTINLIRAFTQGGFADLREVHSWNKGFAENPANQQYERLAHEIDRAIKFMEAAGADFDELRRVEFYTGHEGLLMDYERPMTRIDSRTGTPYNTSAHFVWIGERTRDLDGAHIDYFSKIRNPIGVKLGPSTTADDALALIDKLDPEREPGRLTFITRMGAGKIRDALPPLLEAVRNSGATPLWVTDPMHGNGITTPTGYKTRRFDDVVDEVRGFFDAHRAVGTFPGGIHVELTGDDVTECLGGSEMIDEATLATRYESLCDPRLNHMQSLELAFLVAEELEQL; this comes from the coding sequence ATGCCTGAGCAGCCCGACCACCTCGACCACTGGCGCACCCTGCCCATCAAGCAGCAGCCGCAGTGGACGGATGCTGACGCTGTCGCCGCCGTCTCCGCCGAGATCGCGACGCTGCCGCCACTCGTGTTCGCCGGTGAGGTCGACAACCTGCGCGACCGGCTGGCGCGCGCGGCATCCGGTCGGGCATTCCTGCTGCAGGGCGGTGACTGCGCCGAGACGTTCGCCGGCGCCACCGCCGAGCAGATCCGCAATCGGATCAAGACCGTGCTGCAGATGGCGGTCGTGCTGACGTACGGCGCCTCGATGCCCATCGTGAAGATGGGGCGGATGGCGGGCCAGTTCGCCAAGCCGCGTTCGAGCGACACCGAGACCCGCGGCGACGTCACGCTGCCGGCGTACCGCGGCGACATCGTCAACGGCTTCGACTTCACCGAGAGCTCGCGGCGTGCCGACCCGGCGCGGCTCCTCAAGGGCTACCACACCGCCGCGTCGACGATCAATCTCATCCGCGCCTTCACCCAGGGTGGCTTCGCCGACCTGCGCGAGGTGCACTCGTGGAACAAGGGCTTCGCCGAGAACCCCGCCAACCAGCAGTACGAGCGGCTCGCGCACGAGATCGACCGCGCCATCAAGTTCATGGAGGCGGCGGGCGCCGACTTCGATGAGTTGCGCCGCGTGGAGTTCTACACCGGCCACGAGGGCCTGCTGATGGACTACGAGCGGCCGATGACCCGCATCGACTCGCGCACCGGCACCCCGTACAACACGTCGGCGCACTTCGTGTGGATCGGCGAGCGCACGCGCGACCTCGACGGCGCGCACATCGACTATTTCTCCAAGATCCGCAACCCGATCGGCGTGAAGCTCGGTCCCTCGACCACCGCGGACGACGCGCTGGCGCTGATCGACAAGCTCGATCCCGAGCGCGAGCCGGGTCGCCTGACCTTCATCACGCGCATGGGCGCCGGCAAGATCCGCGACGCACTGCCGCCGCTCCTCGAGGCCGTCCGCAACTCGGGAGCGACACCGCTGTGGGTCACCGACCCGATGCACGGCAACGGGATCACGACACCGACGGGGTACAAGACACGTCGCTTCGACGACGTCGTGGATGAGGTGCGGGGGTTCTTCGACGCGCACCGCGCGGTCGGCACGTTCCCCGGGGGCATCCACGTCGAGCTCACCGGTGACGACGTGACGGAGTGCCTCGGCGGCTCGGAGATGATCGACGAGGCGACGCTCGCGACCCGCTACGAGTCCCTGTGCGACCCGCGCCTGAACCACATGCAGAGTCTCGAACTGGCATTCCTGGTGGCCGAGGAGCTCGAACAGCTCTAG
- a CDS encoding LysM peptidoglycan-binding domain-containing protein, giving the protein MPVALAGSIALVLSATPANASETRSDERMLRALPASAHGSGLTLRVVASAVPATYTVRQGDTVSAIATRFGLRTVDLLALNGLGWRSIIHPGDVLRLTGSKPAAAAPAAPAPAAPAASSGTYTVQRGDTISAIASRHGVSIQAVLSANGLGWSSIIYPGNSLVIPGKAALAAAPASAPAAPQAPAAAPAAPKAPAPAARGSYKIKAGDTISSIAAGHGVSIQAVLAANKLGWSSIIYPGQTITIPGAMPAAAAPAAASAGLDGEQIANAQLIVRVGRELGVPDRGIAIALGTAMQESSMRNLDRGDRDSLGLFQQRPSTGWGTAAEVSDPVRAVKAFYGGASDPNGSRTKGLLDIPGWQGLTFAQAAQAVQISAYPDAYAKWEKSAWAWLAAVG; this is encoded by the coding sequence GTGCCTGTTGCGCTCGCCGGATCCATTGCGCTCGTTCTGAGCGCGACACCCGCGAATGCCAGCGAGACCCGGTCCGACGAGCGGATGCTGCGTGCGCTCCCCGCCTCGGCGCACGGCTCCGGACTCACACTCCGCGTCGTGGCGAGCGCCGTCCCGGCGACATATACGGTCAGGCAGGGCGACACCGTCAGTGCGATCGCGACCCGGTTCGGACTCCGCACCGTCGACCTCCTGGCCTTGAACGGCCTCGGCTGGAGGTCGATCATCCACCCCGGCGACGTGCTGCGCCTCACGGGCTCGAAGCCCGCCGCTGCCGCGCCCGCAGCTCCCGCCCCGGCCGCACCGGCTGCGTCATCCGGCACCTACACCGTCCAGCGCGGTGACACCATCAGCGCGATCGCGAGCCGCCACGGGGTCTCGATCCAAGCGGTGCTGTCGGCGAACGGGCTGGGATGGTCCTCGATCATCTACCCGGGCAACTCACTCGTCATTCCGGGCAAGGCGGCGCTCGCGGCCGCTCCCGCTTCCGCACCAGCCGCGCCGCAGGCGCCGGCTGCGGCACCTGCAGCTCCGAAGGCGCCCGCGCCCGCTGCCCGCGGCAGCTACAAGATCAAGGCCGGGGACACGATCAGCTCGATCGCCGCCGGTCACGGTGTCTCGATTCAGGCGGTCCTCGCCGCGAACAAGCTCGGGTGGTCGTCCATCATCTACCCCGGTCAGACGATCACGATTCCCGGTGCGATGCCCGCGGCTGCCGCACCCGCAGCAGCGAGCGCCGGCCTCGACGGCGAGCAGATCGCCAACGCCCAGCTGATCGTGCGCGTCGGGCGCGAGCTGGGTGTGCCCGACCGCGGCATCGCGATCGCACTCGGCACCGCGATGCAGGAGTCCTCGATGCGCAATCTCGACCGGGGCGACCGGGACTCGCTGGGGCTCTTCCAGCAGCGCCCAAGCACCGGGTGGGGCACGGCGGCCGAGGTCAGCGACCCGGTCCGGGCCGTGAAGGCCTTCTACGGCGGTGCATCCGACCCCAACGGCAGCCGCACGAAGGGACTCCTCGACATCCCCGGGTGGCAGGGTCTGACCTTCGCGCAGGCGGCTCAGGCAGTTCAGATCTCCGCCTATCCCGACGCCTACGCGAAGTGGGAGAAGTCGGCCTGGGCGTGGCTTGCCGCGGTCGGCTGA
- a CDS encoding DUF3040 domain-containing protein has translation MPLSEQEQRLLDEMERHLMRNDADVVSAPRDGRTLSYRNIVYGTVLVLLGLGGLIVGVAIGPQVAGIIVGVLGFLVMLGGVILAVTPTRAVAPLPTEPARPTAVPPRANSSFMDRMNDRWDKRQGER, from the coding sequence ATGCCACTCTCCGAACAGGAGCAGCGACTGCTCGATGAGATGGAACGCCATCTCATGCGCAATGACGCGGACGTCGTCAGTGCGCCCCGCGACGGTCGCACGCTGAGTTATCGCAACATCGTGTACGGCACCGTCCTGGTGCTGCTCGGTCTGGGCGGGCTCATCGTGGGCGTCGCCATCGGCCCCCAGGTCGCCGGCATCATCGTCGGAGTCCTCGGCTTCCTCGTCATGCTCGGCGGCGTCATCCTGGCCGTCACGCCGACGCGCGCCGTCGCGCCGTTGCCCACCGAGCCGGCGCGACCTACGGCCGTACCGCCTCGCGCCAATTCCTCCTTCATGGATCGTATGAACGACCGGTGGGACAAGCGGCAGGGCGAGCGCTGA
- a CDS encoding polyprenyl synthetase family protein, translated as MTASIDPVEAISQRLDIFIGGQRRAAAEFGAEAAVLVDAATVAVTGGKRLRGRFCIAGWRAIAEASNPAADAPSSVVTAAAALEVFHAAALVHDDVIDNSDTRRGRPAAHRALEGAHRSAGWVGDAAAFGRSSAILLGDLLVAWSDDLLEEALAAAVGSHAPAAREEYAAMRREVTLGQFLDIAEESAFRSEPDDRHADRALRVASLKSARYSVQRPLALGAALAGADAPQSAALAAFGHPLGMAFQLRDDVLGVFGDERETGKPSGDDLREGKRTVLVAFAREALAPSARRIVDELIGDPDLDADQIASLQRTITDTGALDRVEALIAEYAREADRALSGARLGNGAVGELRDLARSATVRVT; from the coding sequence GTGACAGCCTCCATCGACCCGGTCGAAGCGATTTCCCAGCGACTGGACATCTTTATCGGAGGTCAGCGCCGCGCAGCGGCCGAGTTCGGCGCCGAGGCGGCCGTTCTGGTCGACGCGGCCACGGTCGCGGTGACCGGTGGCAAACGACTCCGCGGACGATTCTGCATCGCGGGCTGGCGAGCCATCGCCGAAGCGTCGAATCCCGCTGCCGACGCACCGTCGTCGGTGGTGACAGCGGCTGCGGCGCTCGAGGTGTTCCACGCCGCTGCGCTCGTCCATGACGACGTGATCGACAACTCGGATACGCGCCGCGGGCGCCCGGCGGCGCATCGGGCGCTCGAGGGCGCGCATCGCTCGGCGGGATGGGTCGGGGATGCCGCAGCCTTCGGGCGATCGTCGGCCATCCTGCTCGGCGATCTGCTCGTGGCGTGGAGCGACGACCTGCTCGAGGAGGCGCTCGCCGCCGCCGTCGGATCGCACGCGCCGGCCGCACGCGAGGAGTACGCGGCGATGCGACGCGAAGTCACGCTCGGCCAGTTCCTCGATATCGCCGAGGAGTCTGCGTTCCGTTCCGAGCCCGACGATCGGCATGCGGACCGGGCGCTTCGCGTCGCGTCGTTGAAGTCCGCGCGTTACAGCGTGCAGCGGCCGCTCGCGCTCGGCGCCGCGCTCGCCGGGGCCGATGCACCGCAGTCCGCGGCGCTGGCGGCATTCGGCCATCCACTCGGCATGGCCTTCCAGTTGCGAGACGACGTGCTCGGAGTCTTCGGCGACGAGCGCGAGACCGGCAAGCCATCCGGCGACGACCTACGCGAGGGCAAACGTACGGTGCTCGTCGCGTTCGCACGCGAAGCGCTCGCACCGTCGGCACGGCGGATCGTCGACGAGCTCATCGGCGATCCGGATCTCGATGCCGATCAGATCGCATCGCTGCAGCGCACCATCACCGACACCGGAGCGCTCGACCGCGTCGAGGCACTCATCGCGGAGTACGCCCGCGAAGCGGACCGTGCCCTCTCCGGAGCGCGTCTCGGCAACGGTGCCGTCGGCGAACTGAGGGATCTCGCGCGGTCTGCGACGGTCCGCGTCACCTGA
- the rsmH gene encoding 16S rRNA (cytosine(1402)-N(4))-methyltransferase RsmH has translation MNLRDIHTPVLLDRCIELLAPALERDGAVFVDATLGMGGHSEAFLERFPALRLVGLDRDQDALRIARERLARFADRVTLVHTVYDGIAEAVASAGFDAADAILFDLGVSSLQLDVADRGFAYSQDAPLDMRMDQSTGTTAADILATYGEGDLRRIFERYGEEKLAGRYARAIIAARAQAPIERSGRLVDILVTATPYAAQRTGHPAKRVFQALRIEVNRELAVLERAIPAALGILPVGGRIVVLAYQSLEDRLVKREFARSSASTAPSGLPVELPEHTPRFRLLVKGAELAPDDERATNPRATSVRLRAAERVEAAV, from the coding sequence ATGAACCTCCGCGACATCCATACCCCGGTACTGCTCGATCGCTGCATCGAGCTGCTCGCCCCCGCGCTCGAGCGCGACGGTGCCGTCTTCGTCGACGCCACACTCGGCATGGGCGGGCACTCCGAGGCTTTTCTCGAGCGCTTCCCGGCGCTGCGGCTCGTCGGCCTCGATCGCGACCAGGATGCCCTGCGCATCGCCCGCGAGCGTCTGGCACGCTTCGCCGACCGTGTCACGCTCGTGCACACCGTCTACGACGGCATCGCGGAGGCCGTGGCATCTGCCGGATTCGACGCGGCCGACGCGATCCTCTTCGATCTCGGCGTCTCGTCGCTGCAGCTCGATGTCGCCGACCGCGGCTTCGCCTACTCGCAGGACGCGCCGCTCGACATGCGGATGGACCAGTCCACCGGTACGACGGCGGCAGACATCCTCGCGACGTATGGCGAAGGCGACCTGCGCCGCATCTTCGAGCGGTACGGCGAGGAGAAGCTCGCCGGCCGTTACGCGCGCGCCATCATCGCGGCGCGGGCCCAGGCGCCGATCGAACGTTCGGGGCGCCTCGTCGACATCCTCGTGACCGCGACGCCCTATGCCGCGCAGCGCACCGGCCACCCCGCCAAGCGTGTGTTCCAGGCGCTGCGCATCGAGGTCAACCGTGAACTGGCGGTGCTCGAGCGGGCGATCCCTGCGGCTCTCGGCATCCTGCCGGTGGGCGGCCGGATCGTCGTGCTCGCCTACCAGTCGCTCGAGGACCGGCTCGTCAAGCGCGAGTTCGCGCGGTCTTCGGCATCGACGGCGCCATCCGGGCTGCCGGTCGAGCTGCCCGAGCACACCCCTCGCTTCCGGCTGCTGGTCAAGGGTGCGGAACTCGCGCCCGACGACGAGCGAGCCACGAACCCGCGTGCGACGTCCGTGCGGCTCCGCGCGGCCGAGCGAGTGGAGGCGGCGGTATGA
- a CDS encoding Rv2175c family DNA-binding protein, with amino-acid sequence MTADSAPRIQTDWLSLPELVEVLDEPLGRVRRLLDESQLVATRRDGALKVPAVFIVDGHPLSSLRGTIFVLHDAGFTDDEVIDWLLEPDDSIGIPPIEALRAGRKSEVRRVAQSLA; translated from the coding sequence GTGACCGCTGACTCCGCGCCGCGAATCCAGACCGATTGGCTCAGCCTTCCCGAACTCGTGGAGGTGCTGGACGAGCCGCTCGGCCGTGTACGGCGCCTGCTCGACGAATCCCAGCTCGTCGCCACCCGACGAGACGGCGCACTGAAAGTGCCTGCCGTCTTCATCGTCGACGGACATCCGCTCTCATCGCTGCGAGGCACGATCTTCGTGCTGCACGATGCGGGATTCACCGACGACGAGGTCATCGACTGGCTGCTGGAGCCGGACGACTCGATCGGCATCCCGCCCATCGAGGCGCTGCGCGCAGGTCGAAAGAGCGAAGTGCGGCGCGTGGCGCAGAGTCTCGCCTGA
- the mraZ gene encoding division/cell wall cluster transcriptional repressor MraZ, with product MLLGTHTPKLDDKGRVILPSKFRDDLGAGIVVTRGQDRCLYVFSTQEFERIHERIREAPLSNKTTRDFLRMFLSGASAEKPDSQNRITIPPPLRSYAGLERDLVVTGVGAHAEIWNAEAWATYAEGNEESYAELEQEVIPGLF from the coding sequence ATGCTGTTGGGCACGCACACTCCCAAACTCGACGACAAGGGCCGCGTCATCCTCCCGTCGAAGTTCCGGGATGACCTCGGGGCCGGCATCGTCGTCACGCGTGGACAGGATCGTTGCCTGTACGTCTTCAGCACGCAGGAGTTCGAGCGGATCCATGAGCGGATCCGCGAGGCACCGCTGAGCAACAAGACGACGCGCGACTTCCTTCGAATGTTCCTGTCGGGCGCCAGCGCCGAGAAGCCCGATAGCCAGAACCGCATCACCATCCCCCCTCCGCTGCGCTCGTACGCCGGCCTCGAGCGCGACCTCGTCGTCACGGGCGTCGGCGCTCACGCCGAGATCTGGAACGCCGAAGCCTGGGCCACCTACGCCGAAGGCAATGAAGAGAGCTATGCCGAACTGGAGCAGGAGGTGATTCCGGGCCTGTTCTGA
- a CDS encoding lysophospholipid acyltransferase family protein, with the protein MFYWLMKYVVIGPISKAIFRPWIVGRRNVPIEGGAILASNHLSFIDSIFLPLMIDRRVSFLAKSDYFTGKGLKGWATRFFLNASGQLPIDRSGGKASEASLNTGLQVLGRGDLLGIYPEGTRSPDGKLYRGRTGIARMALEAHVPVVPVVMVDTDTMMPIGRRVPRVIRIGIVIGEPLDFSRFEGMEGDRYILRSVTDEIMVALQRLGEQEYDDVYASTVKERAKAKS; encoded by the coding sequence ATGTTCTACTGGCTGATGAAGTACGTGGTGATCGGACCGATCTCGAAAGCGATCTTCCGCCCATGGATCGTCGGCCGCCGCAATGTTCCCATCGAGGGCGGTGCCATCCTCGCGAGCAATCACCTGTCGTTCATCGACTCGATCTTCCTGCCGCTGATGATCGACCGGCGCGTCTCGTTCCTCGCGAAGAGCGACTACTTCACGGGCAAGGGTCTCAAAGGGTGGGCGACCCGGTTCTTCCTCAATGCGTCGGGCCAGCTTCCGATCGATCGATCCGGAGGAAAGGCGTCCGAGGCATCACTGAACACCGGTCTTCAGGTGCTCGGGCGAGGCGACCTTCTCGGGATCTACCCCGAGGGCACCCGCAGCCCCGACGGCAAGCTGTATCGCGGACGGACGGGCATCGCGCGCATGGCTCTCGAAGCGCACGTGCCGGTCGTTCCCGTCGTGATGGTCGACACCGACACCATGATGCCGATCGGTCGGCGCGTGCCCCGGGTGATCAGGATCGGCATCGTCATCGGCGAGCCCCTCGACTTCTCGCGGTTCGAAGGCATGGAGGGTGACCGGTACATCCTCCGCTCGGTCACCGATGAGATCATGGTCGCCCTGCAGCGGCTGGGGGAGCAGGAGTACGACGACGTCTATGCCTCGACGGTGAAGGAACGGGCCAAGGCGAAGTCCTGA